From the genome of Aspergillus oryzae RIB40 DNA, chromosome 4:
ACGATGTGTCCGGAAACTATTTCGTAAAATGATAAATACACTGCTATTACGATTTGGTCTAGAATCTCAAATACTTTTTGTTTACCTTTACTTCATCAACTGCGCAGCGATGGCTGCAGTCTGGTCTATCACTGCCCAGTAACAGCCCATTTAAGGTAAGTTGGTCTCCAACAGCATTATCTTGTACATACGACTAGAAGCTCTAGATCAAGGAGACCCCAATCGGAAAATCAATCGGGTCGTGTCAACGTCAACTAACtattctccctttctttatttGCTAATCATCGGGGCCTCTAAAGCCGAGGTCTTAGGAGTGTTCATATAGATCCAAGCATCAGTTGGTTTAAAGGCTTGACTTTCCACGTAATGGACTTTTTTCAGGAGAACAGCATCCCGATAATTATGTCCAACTCCTGAACAAATACCTCAAATTGGCTCCGTACTTGCTGCCGCAGGATCGTTAGAGCCCGCTCAATCGGCCTACTTCGCCATCCAGATCTAAACCCCAACAACATTCTCATTTGTCCCGACTCGGGTGCtatttcttccatcattGATTGGCAACACACAACAATCGAACCGCGTCTCCTGGTTGCAGGCTATCCACGAGCATTTGAAAACCCAGATACCGAAGAACGCCCGAATCTCAAGGAGCCATCACTTCCGGCTGACTACGAAACCCTCTCGGGAGAAGCAAAGATGGAAGCCGATGAGCTCCATCGACGACGCCTTCTCTTGCACTACTATCGTCTCTTCAATGGCGGCTTGAATAAAGCAGACATCAGTGCTCTAAGGGATCCCCTGCTTTATCCTCGGCAACACTTGTAGACAGGGCAGGGAGGCAGTGGAGTGGAAACCTGATGACCTTGAAGGGGGCCTTAATCCGTATGACTGAGTACTGGCCTAACCTGCCTGATACAAAGGGTGTGAGCTGTCCTGTACAGTTTACCAATGCTGAGCTAGAGGAATtcttcgagaaggaggaacagTTGTTTCAATTGAATGCGGTTGTAAATTTGTGGAGGGAGCAGATTGGTGGTGCTAGTGAGGATGGCTGGATCAGCAATGGAAATTATGAGTCTGCCCGGCAGAAAGTCGTGGAACTCATGGAGTCCCTGATAGCAATTGCTGAGggagaccaagaagataTTGCGCTGTTGGAGAAGGGTTGGCCATTTAGAGATCAGGAGGGAGATAATTAAGAATTTATAGTATACTTCCTTTCTATCGCACCGTATTAAGCTTCTATACAAGATATTGGTTCTCAAGTGCTTGCCTTTATTTTCGGACCTGTAGTATTTTCACAGCATATGTCAGGTAAGTAACGTTAAGAATATGTTActaagaaaaggaaatcaaaaagTGAAAgacaggaaaaaaaaaaaaaaaatacgTAGAGGCAAGGAGcaagaaagataaaatattTTGTAGACTTCATCCCCTCAAGCATAGTCCTCAACAGCCGAATACATATTGAATGTATATGTTGTGGCCATACAATTCCATAATCAGAAAGCCCGCCTCACATTGGATGTGCCGGTTGCTGTGTGCATATCCGTACCAGGTAGCTCGCCTACTAACCCTGGAAACTTCTCCTTAATTGCGCGACTGAACATATTAACAGGTGTTCTGCTCCGAGGGGGCGCAGTATTTTGACGTCTTGGGTCCTTGCGCCGACAGACAAACCCGATATAGAGCCCGATAGCAAGTAGGAAGATAGCTCCAAATGGGATACCGACAATCATCCCTATCTTGGATGACTCGGGAAGCATGGAGAAGGTACAATCGCAGAGGTGACCTGCAGAGTCGGAGGGTGCCATAGTAGCGGTGTTCTAAGGCCAGGGCTGTTAGACCTTGTGTGGTGGTGGCTAGTGGAGATGGAATTCTTTTTTGGATGAATAATGAGCTTTTGCTAATCGCACGACGTTAGCTTGTCTTCCTGGGCCCTTTATGGCATACATATGTTACCATCAGAGATAACTACTGTTCCGCAAGTCGTTATATCAAGAACGTAGTAGACGGCTACCGGTGATATCGTTCATTGCAGAATGAGATATACGAACCGAGAGGACAACATCCTGATATACCAAACATTAGAGAATAAGCATGTTCACTACTGGTAGGTCATATTCTACCTACAGTAGTTGGGAGTCTACCAGTTATTTTTAGAGGCGCACAGCCGATCCGGACGGCATTGTTTGGGGATATGACACAACGGCCTAAGCCCCGACTTCGAATTCCTGACCTCTAATGGAGCGTCATATATGAAACATGTTAGAGCATGGTCTTACCATCAGTAGCAGTGTAGGAGTATTGGCTTGTCCTTTGGGTCTGGTTGGGAACAGCGCTTTGTTCACTCCAAGCGTGTATCACACACACATGTTAGTACGCTCTATAAATAAAGATTTATTGTAACACAGTCATGATTGGAATATACCCAAAATAGACCATTTGGAAATTTATGATCATTACTTCATATGGTAGGCATACTCTTTTGTTCCTCTTTTGGACatttattattctttccCTGCCCATGAATCACAGGGGCGTAATTCACTAGCATGGAGGATAACCAGTCAAAGGTGGTCTGTTCCTTACTGTCAGCTCTAATTGCATCGCCGAATGAATCTATAATTAGATCTTAGATTATAGGTCATAATAGTACTACACAATATGGGTTGTTCGCTAAGGGTTACGTGAAGTGTGGTCTTCTATCTTGGTGTGTAGTACTACCCATAATTAACTAATGATACGCGCAAATAATCCTTCACCACCATTCCGCCATTCCTTGAAGTCCATGTGAAGATAGATAATTAATGTCTACATCGACCATCACCTCCAGGTGTCCTTCTTATTCATGATCCTAATTCATTCCGGTTGGCCAGACGAATTAAAACTATGACTAGCTAGCACAGTGGAGTTCGCCGTTGATAATGTCCGCCCCTTGCTGTGATTACTGATACCCTGCGTGGACCTCTATAGACAGTGATCTACAGTGTCAACATTGGTGGAAGTGGTGATGAAAGCGCCAGCTACTAATGGATGAAGCTAAGCTGAGTGTGGTTCAGGCTGAATCTGAACGCCGAGGAATGTTATGTCATTCCACGTAGATATGAGGAAGTTCATGATTGAATGATGTATTCTTTCACATCTTTGACAACCTTTCGTATTCACATTTTGAAGCCTATATTACCTGGTGGTTAGGAGTTCTTTAGAGACACCCCTTAATGGCTGTCCatatcaatctccttctATCTCCTATTGACCCTCCCCTCGCCACACAGCAGGATTTCAACTCTTTagatggtatatatatatttctctggTGAGTCTTGACATGATTCCATATGGCCTGCTTGTCTTGCTGTGCCATTATTTGTACAGCATTCAACAATATAGCCAATTTTTTCCGTCATCCAAGCCCCATGCGCATTGCTTTCCCGCTACAATGATGTCCTATCGGTTGACAACAACGAACCGCAACGGAGGACAGTTGTATGCCTTGTGGTAACAAGGTGTATTTCATCAAAATGTGTCAATGCTCACTAGTTTGTAGCTTCCTCAAGAGCCACTTTGTCCTCTCCAAAAACAAACTTTGTGACGGGGAAAAGCAAGCATTTCGAAGCATTAATCCTTAAATTCTTCGACACACCAATGGTGTTGCGTCCGCTAGCCCGCCGCGCAATGTTCCCAGTCGACACCTGTGAGCTGTCTTTCTTTGCCAGTCATGCCTGCCCCCGACTGAGCTGGATCAGCTCCTGAGACGGTGTGTCAGTTGTCGCCAAATCTCGAGGAAGATACCATCATGTGGCGAGCTTCGCTATGTGTCCATACATACTAACTAGAAGCCTCTATCAACGGAGCGAGATATACTGCTGCTTAGCTTCAGGACCTTGGGCACCTCAGTACGGCGATAGACTATTAGCTCTCTGACCCAATGCTTATGGCGAGCTTACGTGGTTGATGGTTGGAATTTCCCCATATCAGGAGCAGATTCATTTCCACGTTCCGGAGCCACAATCTAGGAGACGTGACGAGGGGAGACAAATAGTTTCTAAGTCGAGGATACATGGCCGCTCTCGAAGGGCAATTCATGGCTTATGCTAGGTCATACAAACGTGACATGGGACAGTCCATGAAGAGTCAATGGAATCCAAAGCTCCCTGTCACTCACAGAAGGAGGTAAACATACAATTTATGCGGCTTTCAAGCTTGGAGGAGCTCACCATGAGAAGTGTGTAGCCCAGGCAGCTCCAACTAATTCTGCCAGGCTAAACACTTCAATATTGATAGAGGCGGACAACTAAGACTCAGGGTGTGGCCGAGAATGAACAAATTAGTATGTCACTAACTGCAAAATGACCGACCATCTAGCGCCTGTATATCGTACTTCAAGCATAATGGCACACACACTCATCATGGCATTGGGCATTGTGCCTAATCCTCTAGATTCCTTCTCCGGCACCGTGCACATGCGGAGAATTCTCTGGAGCTTATCACATAGAGGACGCGGTAATGGCCGATGTGATTGCAGACAACGGAAATTTGGATCATTACCACCGAAGAACGATCCAGTAAATTTAACCTCGAATATTTCATCCTAAATGTGAATTATGCAGGGTTCTGTATGTTTCAACCTGAGCTGATTCTCCAAGCCTCCATTGCCATTACGACAGATATTTCCCCAATCACGTCTTCAATGGTTCAATAAGCCCGTTTACCAATAGACGATGTGTTGCGCCTTTCAGTCAAAACTCCCGGAGGGTACACCTGAGGGTATTTGGTCCACAATCGGGGCCGTAAAGCGCCTAGTAATTAGGCAGCGATCTAATCCGAAAGGAGAGCCATATATGTTGCTGCACAATGCTCCCCTTGTTATTATAGAAAGCATAGGCGAAAACAGGAAGCTGATTGGATCGAGAGGGGTCCAGTTCTGTTATGGTTCTACAACGCGCCGGCTGATGATGAATTTCCCCAGCGCTCCCCATGTGGCAGCTAGATCATTAGGTCATATATTTCGCCGGGTATTTAATATTTTTGGACTGGCAGACAATTACGAGAGGCTTAGCTCATGACCTGCCGATAATGGTCgtgtgaagaaagaaccTGATGACCAAGGGGTACGATGCCAGGAATATCTCCCAGCCAGACGGAACCAGAACTGGTCCACAGTGGCCTTAGAGTGTGGATGGTCCGAGTCACTGGCCCAGCTGAGGAGGGAGGCGAGTATATGGATTTTGAGAGAATGGCAGTTACCATAATTTCGGTTGAACGTTGCCAGCATGAAATCCAAGTGGAAACGTGAGTGCCCACAGCCAGCGTAGCGCCAGGGGTTAGTCTGCATTTTCAGTCTGTTTGTGCCCAAACCATATCTAGCAAGGAGGCGACGGGTGGTAAACTAATAAAGGGCCCTTATTTGCGTATCACCTCCGCGGAATTATGGCTGCGTGGACCAacagaaggggaaggggTGATATTATCCGGCAATAGTTATACCCCTCCACTAAACAGTGCTAATCTGGCTTATAGGCCGGACGAGGTCGCGGTGATGCCCCCGGGTCTCTGTGGCTTCCGCAaaagcctcttcctccgcgaTAAGTTCCTGTCCCTTCGCAAATGGTCACGTTGACCAACGTCCTTAAGGTCCCTGCGAGTAGGGGTCTCGCTTTGGTAGGTCCACCAAGACGCCCGAGGGAGCCCCCAGGATTGCGTGGGATCGACCGGTGCATGCTGTTAATACCGGTGTTAACGACTGGGCTTCGGGTCAGTTTGTTGAACTTTCTGCGGACGTGGTTCATCTCGCGTCTAGGTGTCAACCTCGTAGTTCTGCTGGGTATCCTACCCTGGAGAGGCTTGTAACTTCTATCTGGCCGAGAAACGCGGTTAATCTGCGACGGCCGTTCGGTTGTTCTGCTAGTACGACTACGGCCAGCTAGCTCATGTAGCGATCCGTGCCATACAGTGACCTTGAGTGTTCACTCGAACCGGAATGAGATACATAATATCTTAATCGCCATCAAACGGGAGATTAGCACGCACCAGAATAGATATTAAGCGTCGACAATTAGGTGTGGTCCTCTGAAGGTCATTAGGAGACTGTATTAGATGATTTTGATTCTACAGATCAAATGTCGATGAGTATCTTTTTATGACGAGAGAGGTACAATAGAACGCACTGGTTCAAGGCCGGTCGGCATTTCGGAATATGCGTCACTATGCATATTATAGCTTGAGGGAGTGGAGTATTGTCTATCTGGTATCTACTATAGATGAAAAGATAATGTCGTTAGATTTTCAGCTATTTGCGTGCAACATGGTAGGTTGTAATTCAGTATTGACTCAGTAAAAGACAAGATGAAACCCTTGCGACAGGAACAAAAGGAGAGCAAAATCAACATCGAGGAGGTACTACACACAAGCTAAGAACCAATGAGGCACTACAAGCATTCAGTCTAGACATGAGCATAAAGCTACACTGGCCTACCAGGCTGCCACTATGCCTCTGCTATAATATTTCGTGGCTCCCCAATTGGCTTGCTCGGGGAGCTGCAAGCCGATGACACGGTCTCTGCAGGAAGTGACGACACTTTCAGAGTTGAAGATTCGTGGACTGTACGACTTGGCGGGGTCTGATTTGCAGCTCTCCGTGTTGTACCCCTTCGCGAGCTATTGGAATGTGGAGATCTGCGCATCAAAGAACGTCGCTGCTTTCGTACCAGGATACAGATAGCCACCACCAGTACACCCAGTCCAATAGCAACCACCCCAGCTCCGACACCAATTCCTGCGTTATCCTCCGTGGATAGACCGTAATCAGTGATTGATCTAGAGattgtcgaggatgatgctgttgagaTAGTTGATGAGAGACCTATCGCCGAGGGGGAGGCTAAAATTGACGAATCTTCAGACAGGGTGCTAACGAGTGAGGGGTTGATCATAGCGGAACCACCTTTGGGCAGGATGTTCGTCGAAAATGTATTTACGGTGGTTTCTGCTGCGGTTGCCGCCACTGCTGTACTGGTCGTAATTGAGACGGAAGTGTCAATGTTCCATCCCATTACCGCCATCGCCCTCACAGTCGAACTTGTGGTCAAGGTCGTTGTCACTATTATCCAGCGCCTAGAGCCCTCTGGTACAGCGGACCCAAAGGTCAGTACCATGTTGGAGGACACGCTTGATAAGCAGTCCCCGTTCATCTGGGCATCTAGGCTTCCGATCTCGCGGATATACCCCCTTACTTCTGATCAGCTGCTGCAAGATGTGTACTCGTTTAAATGGATGCACGTACGAAGGACAGCATACTGCAAGTGTGCTAGATCCATCCTTCACTGAAATTCCCGCCATGTAGAGGTAATCAGGTCAAGTCAGGGGCCCTAGGCTAATTGAGGTGTCTGGTTGCCCTAAAGCCGCTTGCTTCGACAAGGCAACTACCTCTGGTGGGACACATCTCACCAATGGGTCACCTTCGAGGCCATATCCGGGATCGAACGCAGTCAGTGCAGCAGCATTGATGTGAAAGCTTGTCGAACAGCCTGATGGCAAGTTCCAGTTTGAAGTAAGAGGAAGCCATGATGTGACGCGCTTATCAACCGTCTCCGTTGGCTTCAGCGTTGCTGACATGGGGATGGTATTGTAGAGGGTTATCAACGTTTTATACGACTCGTGAGATTCAGTTCACAATATTCGATGGTGCCGTTCTCAGGTTCTGTCAGGCTCTTGTCCCGAGGTTCACGACAGGATATCTCAGAGCAGACCAGCAAGGTCGTATACCGACAAAGGATGTAATGCTTAAGACTAACTGTAAATGGAGGCATCTTGCCTTAGTCATATAGTAGGATCCTCAACTTAGCAAGGTTGCACAAGATACACCAGTCACAAAAGCATACAAAGGAAGTCTAAGTTTACTCGAGGTCTAGCCAGAGAACAGGCCCAGTCACTGGGGAGGGAAACTATAATCGAA
Proteins encoded in this window:
- a CDS encoding uncharacterized protein (predicted protein); its protein translation is MLYASLRSLIISLVRSFGDSEVQKVHTGNSYLRLGRCNLKYFLFTFTSSTAQRWLQSGLSLPSNSPFKCSKGSPALSSATLVDRAGRQWSGNLMTLKGALIRMTEYWPNLPDTKGVSCPVQFTNAELEEFFEKEEQLFQLNAVVNLWREQIGGASEDGWISNGNYESARQKVVELMESLIAIAEGDQEDIALLEKGWPFRDQEGDN